One genomic region from Leptospira tipperaryensis encodes:
- a CDS encoding NAD(P)-binding protein — protein MAGKKEKVVILGGGLSSLVTAYEITSQPDWEQKYDLTLYHMGWRLGGKGASGRNQQIYNRIEEHGLHIWFGFYDNAFQLIRKCYQEVGRSLTQPLATWEEAFKPANYFVLEEKVNEGYVPWPIEFPMNNQIPGDSLDLPDPANYPGLILNYLHKYYNDNADTIFPEKEDENQSGIWNQILEWIEGTVETIGLDLIGNTLFVLKTLLNKLSSDFPKDRFLKIVDLFAKTLWKKVEKQIESNTDARRFWIMVDFSLTNIKGMIEDRLFEKGFESIDDYDYREWLRHHGASELTINSAIVQAIYGLVFGGVNQYTFAAGTALKGALRMVFTYKGAVAYRMQAGMGDTIMTPLYEILKQRGVKIKFFHRVRELIPGSADGKENIQSIRIGRQVTLKTEEYSPLIDVKGLGCWPSEPLYDQIVEGEILKKEHVDLEDYWSDWKDREEIVLEYGKDYDRIVFGISIGAIPFLCPQILSSNQQWRQMTETIETCLTDAFQLWMFPDTAGLGWKYWKNEPPILGSFVEPFDTWCDMSHLINRESWPDSMTPNHIAYFCGPSPPGTAPSNPLANPDIEAEMKKLRERVASFLNQDVSALWPSSSVQGARSGFNWNLLLDKQEKSGVTRIEGQFVRLNIQPTERYVLSAKGSTKYRLPAGMNGYSNLVITGDWIQNPVLNAGCVESTVVSGIEAAKCFL, from the coding sequence ATGGCGGGCAAAAAAGAAAAAGTAGTTATTTTAGGCGGAGGTTTGAGTTCGTTGGTTACGGCCTACGAAATCACTTCTCAACCTGATTGGGAACAAAAATACGATCTTACTTTATATCACATGGGTTGGAGACTCGGCGGAAAAGGCGCGAGCGGGAGAAATCAACAAATCTACAATCGGATCGAAGAACACGGTCTTCACATTTGGTTTGGCTTTTACGATAACGCGTTTCAACTCATTCGGAAATGTTATCAGGAAGTCGGCAGATCTCTCACTCAACCCTTAGCGACCTGGGAAGAAGCATTCAAACCCGCGAACTACTTCGTCTTGGAAGAAAAAGTAAACGAAGGTTACGTTCCTTGGCCCATTGAATTTCCGATGAACAATCAAATTCCCGGAGACAGTCTCGATCTTCCGGATCCGGCTAACTATCCGGGTCTCATCTTGAACTACCTGCACAAATATTACAACGACAACGCGGATACGATCTTCCCGGAAAAAGAGGATGAAAATCAAAGCGGAATCTGGAATCAAATCTTAGAATGGATCGAAGGAACCGTCGAAACAATCGGTCTCGACCTGATCGGCAATACTCTCTTCGTTTTAAAAACTCTTCTGAACAAACTCAGTTCCGATTTTCCGAAAGATCGATTTCTAAAGATCGTCGACCTTTTTGCAAAGACGCTCTGGAAGAAAGTTGAAAAACAAATAGAATCCAACACGGACGCGAGACGTTTTTGGATCATGGTCGATTTTTCCCTCACTAACATCAAAGGAATGATCGAGGATCGGCTTTTTGAAAAGGGCTTTGAAAGTATCGACGACTACGACTATAGAGAATGGTTGAGACATCACGGAGCGAGCGAACTCACGATCAATTCCGCAATCGTTCAAGCGATCTACGGTCTCGTTTTTGGAGGAGTCAATCAATACACTTTCGCCGCGGGAACCGCTCTCAAGGGCGCGCTTCGTATGGTCTTTACATACAAGGGCGCAGTCGCTTACAGAATGCAAGCGGGAATGGGAGATACGATCATGACTCCGCTTTACGAAATTCTAAAACAAAGAGGAGTTAAGATCAAATTCTTTCATAGGGTTCGAGAACTCATCCCCGGATCTGCTGATGGAAAGGAAAATATCCAGAGTATAAGAATCGGAAGACAGGTGACTTTAAAAACGGAAGAGTATTCTCCTCTCATCGACGTCAAAGGTCTTGGTTGCTGGCCTTCGGAACCTCTCTATGATCAAATCGTAGAAGGAGAAATATTAAAGAAAGAGCATGTAGATCTGGAGGATTATTGGTCCGACTGGAAAGATAGAGAAGAGATCGTCTTAGAATACGGAAAAGATTATGATCGAATCGTCTTCGGAATTTCGATCGGGGCTATTCCATTCTTATGTCCTCAAATTCTAAGCTCCAATCAGCAATGGAGACAAATGACGGAAACGATCGAGACTTGTTTGACCGATGCGTTTCAACTCTGGATGTTTCCGGACACTGCCGGTTTGGGATGGAAGTATTGGAAGAACGAACCTCCGATATTGGGTTCTTTTGTAGAGCCTTTCGATACTTGGTGCGACATGAGCCATCTCATCAATCGAGAATCTTGGCCGGACTCCATGACTCCGAATCACATCGCGTATTTTTGCGGACCGTCCCCTCCGGGAACGGCGCCGAGCAATCCTCTTGCCAACCCTGACATCGAGGCTGAGATGAAAAAGTTAAGAGAAAGAGTTGCAAGTTTCCTAAACCAAGACGTTAGCGCTCTTTGGCCTTCCTCGAGCGTTCAAGGAGCAAGATCCGGATTCAATTGGAATCTTCTTCTGGATAAGCAGGAAAAGAGCGGAGTTACGAGAATCGAAGGCCAGTTTGTCCGTTTAAACATTCAGCCCACGGAAAGATATGTGTTATCGGCGAAAGGATCCACAAAATACAGACTTCCCGCAGGAATGAACGGTTATTCTAATCTTGTCATCACGGGAGATTGGATACAAAATCCGGTCTTAAACGCAGGTTGTGTGGAAAGCACCGTTGTGAGCGGAATCGAAGCGGCGAAATGTTTCCTCTGA
- a CDS encoding M14 family zinc carboxypeptidase — MKSQIALLIRAFLILCLGLLLLVSCAGFFRKKIPNSPLNDTRKMLLVKIEPGRLGEFKERTKRKYRISYQESDAYYSVMSKEDIEKTGFPSQGITVIKQNFPFKYYSGNYQELISETFGGLEDLKKGYKDNILNIHYLLGIANHHSKLARVEVIGKSARGREIPALLLTDSSVPDKDKVSVLFNCAHHANEAIAIEHCYDIVYSILSKPKEYEEILNKMKIWVVPIVNPDGARHFWHVSNLMGRKNGHPGFGPVNDKINPGVDINRNYPFFWGKTGGGYSSSNPSNYFYRGPSAGSEPETKAMMDLAQKERFVASISYHAYANCLLIPYSIDSLNNPEPDMASELGRKIASSVASLNPEKEFEARKNIYPIDGVDQDYLYFAYGTLAYLLETTHLNPVYKEVEKVNLSLKESWNILLNEVVEGRKIFLKITDEQGTPLEAKIEVERMKYFQEESRSSNRQNGLFFQLFPDRKETKIRISKEGYEPYEFQIRPSRNWEPFKILLKKNRI; from the coding sequence ATGAAATCGCAAATTGCTCTTTTGATCCGCGCCTTCCTTATCCTCTGTTTGGGTTTGCTTTTACTCGTTTCTTGCGCGGGTTTTTTTCGGAAGAAGATTCCGAATTCTCCCTTAAACGATACAAGAAAGATGCTCCTTGTCAAAATCGAACCGGGTCGGTTGGGAGAATTTAAAGAAAGAACCAAAAGAAAATATAGGATCAGTTATCAAGAATCGGACGCTTATTACTCCGTGATGAGCAAAGAGGATATTGAAAAAACGGGGTTCCCAAGTCAAGGGATCACAGTGATCAAACAAAATTTTCCTTTCAAATACTATTCCGGAAATTATCAGGAATTGATCAGCGAAACCTTCGGCGGACTTGAGGATCTCAAAAAAGGTTATAAGGACAATATATTAAATATTCATTATTTACTCGGAATCGCCAACCACCATTCTAAACTAGCGCGTGTGGAAGTGATCGGTAAAAGTGCGAGGGGAAGGGAAATCCCGGCCTTGCTTCTGACCGATTCGAGCGTTCCCGACAAGGACAAGGTTTCCGTACTTTTTAACTGCGCTCACCACGCCAACGAAGCGATCGCGATCGAACACTGTTACGATATCGTTTACTCCATTCTTTCCAAGCCGAAAGAATATGAGGAAATTCTAAATAAGATGAAGATCTGGGTGGTTCCCATCGTAAACCCCGACGGGGCCAGACATTTTTGGCACGTTTCCAATCTGATGGGAAGAAAGAACGGACATCCCGGATTCGGTCCCGTAAACGATAAGATCAATCCCGGAGTCGATATCAATCGTAATTATCCTTTTTTCTGGGGCAAAACGGGAGGAGGTTATTCGTCTTCTAATCCCTCGAATTATTTTTATCGAGGTCCTTCCGCCGGATCGGAGCCCGAAACAAAAGCGATGATGGATCTCGCACAAAAGGAACGATTCGTAGCGTCCATTAGCTATCACGCATATGCAAATTGTCTGTTGATCCCTTATTCGATCGATTCGTTGAACAATCCGGAACCGGACATGGCTTCCGAATTGGGGAGAAAGATCGCGTCTTCGGTTGCGAGTTTGAATCCTGAAAAAGAATTTGAAGCAAGAAAAAATATCTACCCGATCGACGGTGTGGATCAGGATTATCTATACTTTGCGTACGGAACCCTCGCTTATCTTTTGGAGACGACCCACCTCAATCCTGTTTATAAGGAAGTTGAAAAGGTGAATCTAAGTCTAAAAGAATCCTGGAACATTTTGTTAAACGAAGTCGTAGAGGGAAGAAAGATCTTTTTAAAAATCACGGACGAACAAGGAACTCCTCTCGAAGCTAAGATCGAAGTGGAAAGAATGAAATACTTTCAGGAAGAAAGCAGATCTTCCAATCGCCAAAACGGACTTTTCTTTCAGTTGTTTCCTGACCGAAAGGAAACTAAGATAAGAATTTCAAAAGAAGGTTACGAGCCTTACGAGTTTCAAATCCGCCCAAGCAGAAACTGGGAACCGTTTAAAATTCTACTTAAGAAAAATAGAATCTAA
- a CDS encoding DUF4132 domain-containing protein: MTRNFIFQKGKSEKFWSIDSNTKSITYRQGQRYGEAKSNTETFASEELCQKEVERQIAAKLKEGFEEVSIPIRNVNVFDLKLVEDARKQKSERLSINVQGSAELLEEVCALDWLKHLELQNVSSISESIGNFKNLDHLEIKESKSLKSIPESLGELKNLTWLSVERTAIEFLPESLGKLSNLKRLNIQHNENIIELPKSIGSLKSLETLWVSYNRENDRSDQKKGRSAIGIPDSIGELTQLTELSLNSNLLSDLPAAIGKLKNLTDLDLNFNKFTEIPKCIFELENLETLEIIYSPLKQIPLEFCNLLNLTRFDIEGNQVENIPEEIVYGGIESIRNFLNPSPAQKQEKVPVADPLELKQSLEQHKGALEKFYRAVKDKAYKEDTKKKLAALQSFLSGETNEIPKAINEDQYYFQDLPSVLTSYRKWTTVDFRILSYVTQGAWSFKKNKDGFFESFYRWMKKEVLGHPEDETLFSDILQTLKEYGVDETKILVERKHEISEMALTSDKKVTSFGKFLLTNLEILLNDFVEAGLPTQFVELFVKEGLEKIRNHIPKITGIKEYDGNDGKKHVPYKTIEILCKASPATIEPILNDHIQNIDCVSCRAELARIRYESFGEKYKTETIDFIKEVLSYISDKKNKNLDRGYSFDWSTGKGFYRDDTPDFIEWLLKTFGKNLQETVFEYVEKTKVLDLNVIGVAVKYLNQDAIDIAGEALDMTIKDDEIAGHFRQIFNILSGLDYTKYYDKTWEIARSEFKKVSETACLALSRLPEEIVIPRAAGLLKEKQAHLREAGVLILNLMRTQKSIQTLEPLLENEKNDDVRNLAVDLIFEKASSLSIAEAKNRILIAKKQGKLDKPLAKWLDETKLPKVLWKDRKALGAEEVRYLFYRQKTRSEVLLDPELRDVVEQIDKSSFEVFSETILKLVQKNGGFKAPNRFAISILGIFGNKNIVPDLENVAKKDTNLNACACLGMMDTMEAARALDRIMQTFKTKYPNVREAAEEGFESIASKMSLTPYELQDRMLPDLGFKNLSKKVNINKIEYTLKISKDLKFTYWNDSNKEVKSPKLNETEKKKNKEESTLFKDSVKQLGINMEYYLVVQRRWFAEDWKDFFLKNPIANAFARNFVWVKVSKNQEKECFYVSESSTLNIEDKKIDIEDPCKILLLHPLCLDEKERSPWSEKIKNLKIDPPLPQLDRETYLLPEEDKNKKISFQFEDKSMSGSTFKYRAEKYGWRRGSVVDGGGISSYRKLFPNENVEVFLKIEGLNVRSFEYSEPMTFKEFFFVNPGSITTGSYVYDEPRSEEDQRLIPFESVNPIVYSETLYDLQRILQTKNEEE; encoded by the coding sequence ATGACACGTAACTTTATTTTTCAAAAAGGAAAGTCGGAAAAATTCTGGTCCATCGATTCTAACACAAAGTCCATTACCTATCGTCAAGGACAACGTTATGGAGAAGCGAAATCAAATACCGAAACGTTTGCTTCGGAAGAACTTTGTCAAAAAGAAGTGGAACGTCAGATCGCCGCTAAACTGAAAGAAGGTTTTGAAGAAGTTTCGATTCCCATTCGGAACGTAAACGTATTTGATCTGAAGTTAGTAGAGGACGCAAGAAAACAAAAGAGCGAACGATTGAGTATCAACGTCCAAGGTTCCGCCGAACTCTTGGAAGAAGTCTGCGCCTTGGATTGGCTAAAACATCTGGAACTACAAAATGTATCTTCCATCTCCGAGAGCATCGGAAATTTTAAGAATCTGGATCATCTGGAAATCAAGGAAAGCAAATCTTTAAAATCGATACCGGAATCTCTAGGAGAATTGAAAAATCTAACTTGGTTGAGCGTGGAAAGAACCGCGATCGAATTTTTGCCCGAGTCTCTTGGAAAACTTTCCAATCTGAAACGATTGAATATACAACACAATGAAAATATAATAGAACTACCGAAGAGTATCGGTTCTCTGAAATCTCTGGAAACCCTCTGGGTGAGTTACAATCGCGAAAATGATCGTTCCGACCAAAAGAAGGGTAGAAGCGCCATAGGAATTCCCGATTCCATCGGAGAACTCACACAGCTGACCGAATTATCTTTGAACTCCAATTTACTTTCGGACCTTCCGGCGGCGATCGGCAAACTTAAAAACTTAACCGACTTGGATTTGAACTTTAACAAGTTTACGGAGATTCCGAAATGTATTTTCGAACTGGAGAATCTGGAAACCCTGGAGATAATCTATTCCCCTCTGAAACAGATACCATTAGAATTCTGTAATTTACTAAATCTTACTCGGTTTGATATCGAAGGCAATCAGGTCGAAAATATCCCGGAAGAGATCGTCTACGGAGGGATCGAGTCGATCCGAAATTTTTTAAATCCGTCGCCGGCCCAAAAACAAGAGAAAGTTCCAGTCGCGGACCCGCTCGAACTAAAACAAAGCCTGGAACAACACAAGGGCGCTCTGGAAAAATTCTATCGAGCCGTTAAGGACAAGGCATACAAAGAAGATACGAAAAAGAAACTCGCCGCACTTCAGAGTTTTCTTTCCGGAGAAACGAACGAAATTCCAAAGGCGATCAACGAAGATCAGTACTACTTTCAAGATCTTCCGAGCGTTTTGACTTCTTATCGAAAATGGACCACCGTAGATTTTAGAATTCTTTCCTACGTCACGCAAGGAGCTTGGTCCTTTAAAAAGAACAAAGACGGTTTTTTTGAATCCTTTTATCGATGGATGAAAAAGGAAGTCTTGGGTCATCCCGAGGACGAAACACTTTTTTCTGATATTCTTCAAACACTCAAAGAATACGGAGTCGACGAAACAAAGATCCTCGTAGAAAGAAAACACGAGATCAGCGAAATGGCCCTCACTTCGGACAAAAAGGTCACTTCGTTCGGAAAATTTCTTCTTACAAACTTGGAAATATTGTTAAACGACTTCGTAGAAGCCGGCTTGCCTACTCAGTTCGTAGAACTTTTTGTTAAGGAAGGATTGGAGAAGATCCGTAACCACATTCCTAAAATCACCGGAATCAAAGAATACGACGGAAACGACGGTAAAAAACATGTTCCTTACAAGACGATCGAAATTCTTTGTAAGGCGTCTCCGGCGACGATCGAACCCATCCTAAACGATCATATTCAAAATATTGATTGTGTTTCTTGTAGAGCCGAGCTCGCTCGAATTCGCTACGAATCTTTTGGAGAAAAATATAAAACGGAAACGATCGACTTCATAAAAGAAGTTTTGAGTTATATCTCCGATAAAAAGAATAAAAATCTGGATCGAGGATATAGTTTTGATTGGTCGACTGGAAAAGGTTTCTACCGAGACGATACTCCGGACTTTATCGAATGGTTGCTAAAAACATTCGGCAAGAACCTTCAGGAGACGGTTTTTGAATACGTAGAAAAAACGAAGGTCTTAGATCTGAATGTCATCGGAGTCGCCGTAAAGTATCTCAATCAAGACGCCATCGATATCGCGGGCGAGGCTCTCGATATGACTATCAAAGACGACGAGATCGCGGGTCATTTTCGACAGATTTTCAACATCCTTTCCGGGTTGGACTACACAAAATACTACGATAAAACCTGGGAAATCGCGAGAAGCGAGTTTAAAAAGGTAAGCGAAACCGCGTGTTTGGCGCTGAGTAGACTCCCCGAAGAGATCGTAATTCCCAGAGCAGCCGGGCTTTTGAAAGAGAAACAGGCCCATCTGAGAGAGGCGGGAGTTTTGATTCTTAATTTAATGCGAACTCAGAAATCGATTCAGACTCTGGAACCTCTTCTTGAAAATGAAAAGAACGACGACGTTCGGAATCTGGCTGTCGATTTGATTTTTGAAAAGGCAAGTTCCCTGTCCATTGCCGAGGCGAAGAATCGAATTTTAATCGCCAAGAAACAGGGAAAACTCGACAAACCTTTGGCGAAGTGGTTGGATGAAACAAAACTACCCAAAGTTTTGTGGAAGGATCGGAAAGCATTGGGCGCGGAAGAAGTCCGATATCTTTTTTACAGACAGAAAACTCGTTCCGAAGTTCTTCTCGATCCGGAATTGAGGGACGTCGTCGAACAGATCGATAAAAGTTCTTTCGAGGTTTTTTCCGAAACAATTCTGAAACTCGTTCAGAAAAACGGAGGTTTCAAGGCTCCGAATCGTTTTGCGATTTCTATTCTTGGAATATTCGGAAATAAGAATATAGTTCCCGATCTGGAAAACGTAGCTAAAAAGGACACAAATCTGAATGCCTGCGCTTGTTTGGGGATGATGGATACGATGGAAGCCGCTCGCGCTTTGGATCGAATCATGCAAACTTTTAAAACAAAATATCCGAATGTGAGAGAAGCCGCCGAAGAAGGTTTCGAGTCTATCGCTTCAAAAATGTCTCTGACTCCGTATGAATTACAGGATCGTATGCTCCCAGATCTTGGATTTAAGAATCTGAGTAAAAAAGTAAATATCAATAAAATTGAATATACTCTTAAAATTTCAAAAGACTTGAAATTTACCTATTGGAACGATTCCAATAAGGAAGTAAAATCCCCTAAATTGAATGAAACCGAAAAGAAAAAGAATAAAGAAGAATCCACCCTGTTTAAAGACTCCGTCAAACAACTCGGGATCAATATGGAATACTATTTGGTCGTTCAGAGAAGATGGTTCGCCGAGGATTGGAAAGATTTTTTTCTTAAAAATCCGATCGCGAACGCATTTGCGCGGAATTTTGTTTGGGTAAAGGTTTCTAAGAATCAGGAAAAGGAATGTTTTTACGTTTCGGAAAGTTCCACTCTAAACATCGAAGACAAAAAAATCGATATCGAAGATCCATGCAAAATTCTTCTATTACATCCTCTTTGTCTGGATGAAAAAGAAAGAAGCCCCTGGTCCGAAAAAATAAAAAATTTAAAGATCGATCCTCCTTTGCCGCAGTTGGATCGAGAGACGTATTTGTTGCCGGAAGAGGATAAAAATAAGAAGATTTCCTTTCAATTCGAAGACAAGTCAATGTCCGGAAGTACGTTCAAATACAGGGCAGAGAAATACGGATGGAGAAGGGGATCCGTCGTCGATGGGGGCGGGATTTCCTCTTATCGAAAGTTGTTCCCGAATGAAAACGTGGAAGTCTTCCTTAAAATCGAAGGATTGAACGTTCGGAGTTTTGAATATAGCGAACCGATGACGTTTAAAGAATTTTTCTTTGTAAATCCAGGATCGATCACGACGGGAAGT
- a CDS encoding LIC_10091 family lipoprotein, whose translation MFNNSKLEIYFILTFLAFGFSFCSGSEKVKENRSLSEESLVSKIGILRETPQEVLVPTKWDVGDTTVSNEDRLDLLIPHVQNVGNAYVGVGSEQNLTIAAWAKSDFIYLMDFTQIVVHANEITILFLKKGEKKEDFIRYWGKEGEKDALELIQTSLPNPEVYKKVYKQASPFIRKRHRTNLMLSKKYNYKMFQTDDEQYSYIRKLAIEDRIFPLKGNLLGNTTLLGIGNTLKKVGHKVGIIYFSNAEEYFAYPQEFKNSLINLPVEEKSLVVRTISVRRDLFPWSPGSEISTDRGFHYCVQKISNFQKWLASNKPGLRSLQVMVEGGTVDKKNGITVVDREPVIALPPTTAPKTQPTSNTSAPQ comes from the coding sequence ATGTTCAACAATTCTAAATTAGAAATTTATTTTATTCTTACGTTTCTCGCTTTCGGATTCTCTTTCTGTTCCGGTTCCGAAAAAGTTAAAGAAAACCGTTCACTCAGCGAAGAAAGCCTCGTTTCCAAAATCGGAATTCTGAGAGAAACTCCGCAAGAAGTTCTCGTTCCCACCAAATGGGACGTAGGCGATACAACGGTTTCAAACGAAGACAGACTGGATCTTCTCATTCCTCACGTTCAAAACGTAGGTAACGCCTATGTTGGAGTCGGTTCCGAACAAAATCTTACGATCGCAGCGTGGGCAAAGTCGGATTTTATCTATTTGATGGACTTCACTCAAATCGTAGTTCACGCAAATGAGATCACGATTCTTTTCTTAAAAAAAGGCGAGAAAAAAGAAGATTTTATCCGCTATTGGGGAAAGGAAGGAGAAAAGGACGCGCTTGAGTTGATCCAAACTTCCCTTCCCAATCCCGAAGTTTATAAGAAGGTCTACAAACAAGCTTCTCCTTTTATTCGGAAACGTCACCGAACCAATCTGATGCTTTCTAAAAAATACAACTACAAGATGTTTCAGACCGACGATGAACAATATTCTTATATTCGAAAGTTAGCGATCGAGGACAGAATTTTTCCATTAAAAGGAAATCTGCTCGGTAACACAACTTTGCTCGGTATCGGAAACACTCTGAAAAAAGTGGGACACAAAGTCGGGATCATCTATTTCAGCAACGCGGAAGAATACTTTGCTTATCCGCAAGAATTTAAGAATTCGCTTATCAATCTTCCCGTGGAAGAAAAGTCTTTGGTTGTAAGAACGATTTCGGTTCGAAGAGATTTGTTTCCTTGGTCGCCCGGTTCTGAAATTTCCACGGACCGAGGATTTCACTACTGCGTTCAGAAAATTTCCAATTTTCAGAAATGGCTCGCGAGCAACAAACCGGGACTTCGTTCCCTGCAAGTGATGGTGGAAGGTGGAACCGTAGATAAGAAAAACGGAATTACCGTCGTGGACAGGGAACCCGTAATCGCTCTCCCTCCGACAACGGCGCCTAAAACACAACCTACATCCAACACATCCGCTCCTCAGTAA
- a CDS encoding formylglycine-generating enzyme family protein — protein MKSKIQNVLLWVVIVSAVCVECNCKLLADSSACGGQEIPGMKCIPSGEFIRGSNLYDADEKPEEKVYVSDFYMDIYEVTNEEFDKCKSAGKCQECLKTGKCNYIGPRYGKPYLGPKQPAAGISWYTAKEFCEWSGKRLPTEAEWEKAARGPNGNLYPWGNEPATCEKAIIEVGDIKGCVAKKTEKPHLMPTANVGTRAPGVYGLYDMAGNSWEWTQDWYSPSFKACGDACRGKDPKGPCAGKESCSGFTKKVLKSGSWWWPANYARGSKRRAHIPENFPEYHHFGFRCAKDAN, from the coding sequence ATGAAATCGAAAATTCAGAACGTTCTTCTTTGGGTCGTTATCGTTTCGGCCGTTTGTGTGGAATGCAACTGCAAACTTCTTGCGGATTCTTCCGCTTGCGGTGGTCAAGAAATTCCCGGAATGAAATGTATCCCTTCCGGAGAATTCATACGCGGAAGCAATTTATACGACGCGGATGAAAAGCCCGAAGAGAAAGTTTACGTAAGCGACTTCTACATGGATATCTATGAAGTCACAAACGAAGAATTCGACAAATGCAAAAGCGCGGGCAAATGCCAAGAATGTCTTAAAACAGGAAAGTGCAACTATATCGGACCACGTTATGGTAAACCGTATTTAGGACCCAAACAACCCGCTGCGGGAATCAGCTGGTACACCGCGAAAGAATTTTGCGAATGGTCGGGCAAACGCCTTCCAACCGAAGCCGAATGGGAAAAGGCGGCGCGCGGTCCTAACGGAAATCTCTATCCTTGGGGAAACGAGCCTGCGACTTGCGAAAAAGCAATCATTGAAGTGGGAGATATCAAGGGATGTGTCGCCAAAAAAACGGAGAAACCTCATCTGATGCCGACCGCAAACGTGGGAACAAGAGCCCCCGGAGTCTACGGACTTTACGATATGGCGGGGAACTCTTGGGAATGGACCCAGGATTGGTATTCTCCTTCGTTCAAAGCCTGCGGAGACGCTTGCAGGGGAAAGGATCCGAAAGGTCCTTGTGCGGGAAAAGAATCCTGTTCGGGTTTTACGAAGAAGGTTTTGAAAAGCGGATCTTGGTGGTGGCCCGCCAACTACGCGAGAGGTTCCAAAAGAAGAGCTCATATCCCAGAAAATTTTCCGGAATACCATCACTTTGGATTCCGTTGTGCCAAGGACGCAAACTAA
- a CDS encoding DMT family transporter, translating to MLRSGKFLNEAALVFCTLIWGGTFTMTIFGLRDTSPSVFLALRFAIASLIFLPFAWKEFRNGKLWYPGAFFLGMFLFLGFACETVGLKTTTATKSSFLIGTLVVITPFLEAVLKRKIPSAGNLFGAAVVFAGICLIFLGESGKEGSLQIASGDWITLGGALFFSLYIIQMDRVSSQTPIGVSVFYQSAIAGLFAFVSVIVLHFTGLEELKLDLNARLIPGVLYNALLASVLTTFLQTKFQRYVSPTRVGIIFSLEPVFSTLFAYFLLGETSGPIRILGCSFVFAGLILAELTGKDREGK from the coding sequence ATGCTGCGTTCCGGTAAGTTTTTAAACGAGGCGGCCCTTGTGTTCTGTACCTTGATTTGGGGTGGAACCTTTACGATGACGATTTTCGGATTGAGGGACACTTCTCCTTCGGTCTTTTTGGCTTTGCGTTTTGCGATCGCGAGTCTGATCTTTTTACCCTTCGCCTGGAAAGAATTTAGAAATGGAAAACTCTGGTATCCAGGAGCGTTTTTTCTGGGAATGTTTTTATTTCTCGGATTTGCTTGCGAAACGGTCGGACTCAAGACGACAACCGCCACCAAATCCTCCTTTTTAATCGGAACGTTAGTCGTCATTACTCCGTTTTTGGAAGCGGTTTTAAAAAGAAAAATCCCATCCGCTGGAAATCTTTTCGGAGCTGCGGTAGTCTTTGCCGGGATTTGTCTTATTTTTTTGGGAGAATCCGGAAAGGAAGGTTCCTTGCAGATCGCGAGCGGGGATTGGATTACGTTAGGCGGTGCTCTTTTCTTTTCTCTATATATAATACAAATGGATCGTGTGAGTTCGCAGACTCCGATCGGGGTTTCCGTTTTTTATCAGTCGGCGATCGCCGGTCTTTTTGCTTTTGTTTCCGTAATCGTTTTACATTTTACGGGCCTGGAAGAATTAAAGCTGGATCTGAACGCTCGACTGATCCCCGGTGTGTTATACAACGCTCTTTTGGCGTCGGTGCTGACCACATTCTTACAAACAAAATTCCAGAGATACGTTTCTCCGACTCGAGTGGGAATTATCTTTTCTCTGGAACCGGTGTTTTCCACTTTGTTCGCCTATTTTTTGTTAGGTGAAACTTCCGGTCCGATCCGAATTCTTGGATGTTCGTTTGTATTTGCCGGTTTGATTTTGGCGGAGTTGACCGGAAAGGATCGAGAAGGAAAATGA